The stretch of DNA atcctgttagcgggatgcagccataagaagttaaagggaATCTGGCAAAACTTCAATATTCCCTATGTGTATATGCAGGATACGGCATACTCTACAGACAAGCTCAAAGCCCTGTATGCTGAGCTGCGCTTCAGCCGGTCCAAGGTCCAATGTGACATTCCCAAACTGCGAGAGGAGCTCCAGACTGCAACAGTGTTTTCCAGGGATGAGGGCAGGAGCGGCGACGGCCCCAATGCTGCTCAGGTATACAGTAAGACgtgcacacacaaacatccccaccCCACACAGTGCAACCTCTTCACACTCACATGTGCACACCTACATAGACACTTACTGGCATGTAATACTGTCATACTGGCATGTATAGTTACTTAGGTCTTCTCTCTGTGCATacactgaagacatagtgaagtTGACAAGCAACCCTGATTTCCTGAAGAAGGAGAGTTCGACACTCACTAGGCAAATCCGAGGGGTCAGGTCAAAGGTGAGAGGTCATTTGCATATAGGGGTAAGGTAACTCTCACCCAATCCCAATTTGATACAAAACACTGATCTTGTGCCTTATTTCTTCGCTTTTTATCCATCTGTGTCATCTTTGTCAAAGTCTGAAAGAGGGTCTATCTGTCCAGGAGAGAATGAAGATGTTTGAGCCCATGGACTAGAAGAAGATCTGATCTCAGTTTTTTTTGCTCattctacagtgtgtgtgtgtgtgtgtgtggtgtttgccAATCGTGTGCTAGTCTTAGAGCGACATTCAACTCCTTGCCACTCCTTGTCATTGCCAATCTTCGTCTTTGGCACATGACATGGACGACAGGGCACGAAAGGCATGACCTATTTCTATAAAAGAAATCAATCAGATCAAGTGTTAACCGGGTTAGCTGACACCaccatagctgatgttttggcggTGTAAAAGGTGGAACTGGTACTAAGGCTACTACATTGCATGGCTTGCCTGTGATCTGTAGAGTGTACCATTGGGAGATTTTTAGAGCAGTGATGTGGTGAGGTTACTATTTAtgtatgtatttattattacacAGACCAAAATATTGCACAGGTGTGCTAGCTAATAAAAAGCTCTTACAGGGCTCAATGCACAATGTGTTTCTCCCCTCCTAGACCACTTCACCACAGCCAGACAGTGATGTGAACTGTTTAATTAGGGCACACTGTAGAAAAACCAAATTCCCTATGTAAGAACACACTCAAATCTAAATACTGGTCATGTAAAAATGCATGgctctgattttttaaatgtattttaatacACTTGTTTCCTGTATTTTAGTGTTCCATATTAttaataaaatgttttttatttgaaTGTCAAAGTGTGTCTAAATGAATGTAATCTCAAAACTATTTTTCTGTTACCATCCTTTCTCCCAGTGGCCATGTTAACACCTTACCACAAGGTGTCCCTCTCGCAACAGTCAGAGCATTCATTGGCATTCTCTCACTCACTGTCCctatggtgtttgtttttctcaATACGATGGTAAAATGAGGCCTCGCATCCCTTCCCTACCATTGATTGGGATCCACTATTAAACTATAGTTCTGTAAACTACCTGAAAACATGCAACGGTGGTGTCATTCAGTGGTATGATCATACCATTGAAAGATTGTGTAGTTGTAAattattatgatttttttttgtgtagtggagggtagcCTAAATGTAATTTACTCACCTTCACTTTACGTGAGCGTTTATCCACCTTTTACAGAAAAATGAATTGAAAGTATAGGGAGCATAACTTTTTTCACTGCAACCTGAGATCAACAATTTATTTTACCACTAGCCCACTGCTCCTGGCCTTTGTTAAAACTTTACAGCGATGCTATGGAAATTGAAACGTCACTGTCCCGTCATATGAATTTGGCACATTTTTTGACTCACAATGGGTGATGTTGGTTTATGAGGATGCTCAGATGTATGCGGAGAAACGAGGAAATTGGTCTCGGTGAGGAAGTGTGTCATTCACAGCACTTTTTAATAACTGCAGCAATTAACTGCAGTAATAATTCCAGGTTGCTCATATTCTTGAAGAATGTAGGTTATGCTCACTGGTTTGAGACCACAATAATGTGCCGCTCACAACTTTATCGCgattaaagaaaaaacattttagAGATGAAATAATGTTTAAATGTATAGGTCCATTATTTCAACACACTTCTGGTTGTAGTCGTTTAAATTCATACTGGAGTATATTTTATGTTACCTTTTTTttgctggtgatgtggacaccaaagaacttgaagctctcaacctgttccactacagcccagttgaTGAAAAtaggggcatgctcggtcctccttttccacacggccaggtctctgacctcctccctatagactgtctcattgttgtcggtgatcgagcctaccactgttgtgtcatcagcaaacttgatgatggtgttggagtcgtgcatggccatgcagtcatgagtgaacagggagtacaggaggggactgagcacacacccctgaggtgcCCCCATGTTGAGAATCAGCATGGCGAATGTGTTGTTCCTtacacttaccacctgggggcggcctgtcaggaagtgcacgatccatttgcagagggaggtgtttagtcccaaggtcctcagcttagtgatgagtggtgttatggtgttgaacgctgagctgtagtcaatgaagagcattttcacataggtgttccttttatccaggtgggaaaaAGCAGTGTTGTgtgcagtagagattgcatcatctgtggatttgtctggtaggttcgtgtcaccgggcagctcgtggctgtgcttccctttgtagtctgtaatagtttgcaagccctgccacatccgacgagcgtcggagccggtgtagtatgattcaatattagtcctgtattgatgctttgtctgtttgatggttcgtcggagggcattatgggatttcttataagcttccggccttgagtcccactccttgaaagcggcagctctacccttaagctcagtgtggatgttgcctgtaatccatggcttctggttggggtatgtatgtacgtcACTGTGGGGAaaacgtcattgatgcacttattgatgaagccggtgactgatgtggtgtattcctcaatgccatcggatgaatcccggaacatattccactcTGTGCTTGCAagacagtcctgtagcttagaatctgcttcatctgaccactttcttattcactggtgcttcctgctttaggttttgcttgtaagcagcaatcaggaggatatagttatgctcagatttgccaaatggagggtgagggagagctttgtacgcgtctctgtgtgtggagtaaagggggtctagagttgttttccctccggttgcacatttaacatgctgataaatgcattaaagtccctggccaccaggagcgctgcctctggatgagcattttcctgttttcttatggccgtatacagctgactgagtgtggtcttagtgccagtatcAGTCTGcggtggtatatagacagctacgaaaaatataaacgtaaactctcttggtaaatagtgtggtctacagcttatcatgagatactctacttcaggcatgcaaaaccttgagacttccttagattttgtgcaccagttgttatttacaaatatgcataggctgccgccccttgtcttaccagaggccgctgttctatcctgccgaaaagcttaaaacccgccagctgtatgtttatCATGTCGCCGTTCAGCCactactcggtgaaacataagatattacagttttgaatgtcccattggtaggatatacgtgctagTATTTAGTTTACGTTATTATCAactgattgtacgttggctaataggaccgatggtaaaggtagATTACACTCTCAGCGACggattcttacaaggcacccggaCCGTCAACCATGATATCTCTGTCCTTTCCGCCTGTAAATgatggggatgagggccttgtcgtgtgtctggagtaaatccttcaCATCCGACTCGTTGAAGAAAAATAATTCCtacggggtgagtaatcgctgccCTGATATtaagaagctctttttggtcataagacactgtggcagaaacattatgtacaaaataagttacaaataacgtgaaaaaacaTACACAACAGCACAATTGATTACGGGATCCAAAAATGCGGCCATCACCTTCGGCGCCATTACTTCGTATATATCATGCATCTTGGTAGAGCATTGGAATGccagggttcgattcccgggaccacccatttGTATTCATGCATGACTGTATGTTGCTTTGAATTAAAGTGTCTGCAAAATGTTGATATTATATTTCACTAAAACATTTATAGGATTGCCCAACCTTGCCCAATAGTCAATATTGGACCTGACCTCAACTTCGCCTAAAATGCTGTGCTGCAGGATGACATACTCTaaagtatttgtatttgtatttattagggctccccattagctgctgccaaggaagcagctactcttcctggggtccaaataCATTTGTGAGGACAGAagctggagatgagaagcaagtacagggagtgaacatttaatgaaacacggacaggaacagaatacggacagcgtctggacaggggaaaacaAAATTACATTAATTCTGACACAGGGATCTAACCGAGGAACAAACAGATATAGGAGGGGCAATCAACAAGGTAATGGAGtctaggtgagtccaatgagtgctgatgtgtgtaatgatgggcagcctggTGCTCGAGAGGAGCAGGAACAGGCGTGACAACATTaaagcacttacattacatataaaacaaaagataaaacagtacatcatataacattattacaccactacatatctacaataaaaaatgtatagtACCACCATACAAAAATATTGCAATGTATATGTGTGTAGAGTGCTTTGTGCGTATGTGTATctctgtacctttgtgtgtgtctcttcacagtctcctctgttccataaggtgtatttgatctgttttttaaatccgattctactgcttgcatcggTCACCCAATGTGGAAtacagttccatgtagtcatggctctatatagtactgtgtgcctcccatagtccaTTCTGtatttggggattgtgaagagacctatggtggaatgtcttgtggggtatgcatgggtgtctgagttgTGTTCTAGTAGTTTAAatagacagcttggtgcattcagcttgtcaacacttcttacaaaaacaagtagtgatgaaatcAATTTCTCCTCAACTTTGATCcttgagagattgacatgcatatcattaatgttagctccccgtgtacttttaagggccagccttAATTTTCCTAAGTCCGTCTTTGTGGCAcgtgaccacatgactgaacagtagtcctggTGCAACAAACCTAGGgcatgtaggacctgccttgttgatagggttgttaagaaggcagagcagcgctttattatggacagacttctccccatcttagctacttttGTATCAATATGGtttgaccatgatagtttacaatccaggattactccaagcagtttagtcacctcaacttactcaatttccacattattctttACAAGATTTagtaaggtttagggtttagaGAATAATTTGTCTCAAATATTTAGGTCCaatttattccttgccacccattctgaaactaactgcagctcttcatttagtgttgcagtcatttcagtcactgtagtagctgacgtgtatagtgttgagtcatccgcatacatagacacactggctttactcaaagattgaaaaaagtaaggggcctaaacagctaccctggggaattcctgattttaCCTTGATTACGTTTGAGAAGCTTCCTTTAAAGAACactgtctgtgttctgttagacaaggtAACTCTTTATCTACAATAtggcagggggtgtaaagccataacacatacactaccgttcaaaagtttggtcacttggaaatatccttgtttttgtccattaaaataacataaaattgatcagtgtagacattgttcatgttgtaaatgactactgtagctggaaatggTAGATTTTTCCTGTAGagcatcttctgtttccagaaggtgaaTCCAACTGATCTACAGTCACCTTTTGGCTAGGTGTGTAATGCAGAATCTTTCACACCCGTGGCCCAATGATGGTACCGGACCTGAAATGATTGGCCGCTTTTTGGAATCTTTCAGTGCTAGAATCAAGTCTTTAAAATCAATTTTCAGAAGTTCAGAGCTAGCCCTCCTGATGTTGttttgaccccacatggactacgacgTTTTCTT from Salvelinus fontinalis isolate EN_2023a chromosome 5, ASM2944872v1, whole genome shotgun sequence encodes:
- the LOC129855716 gene encoding myosin phosphatase Rho-interacting protein-like, which codes for MANHLLTAAPNFGQQDTAYSTDKLKALYAELRFSRSKVQCDIPKLREELQTATVFSRDEGRSGDGPNAAQMHGRECLQRMRETFGQ